One window of the Lepisosteus oculatus isolate fLepOcu1 chromosome 24, fLepOcu1.hap2, whole genome shotgun sequence genome contains the following:
- the fam78ab gene encoding protein FAM78A, translating into MRLLPPESWTFLLILAIVNAMGCIQSIRCKPKSFRESIAVLEVNSTIDPNPTSIDESSGVVLRYRTPHFRASARVLVPPIAAKETWTVGWIQACNHMEFYNKYGSTGMSSWELPDLRDGKMQAISDSDGVNYPWYGNTTETCTIVGPTKKDTKFTVRMNDNFYPSVTWGVPVSDSNLPQLTSIRRDQSFITWLVAINQASGETVVLQTIKWRMQLHIEIDPGKPLGQRAKLLEPTAQEQPQVLARNEPIPPNAMVKPNANDAQVLMWRPKTGEPVVVIPPKY; encoded by the exons ATGCGCCTCTTGCCTCCAGAAAGCTGGACGTTCCTGTTAATTCTTGCGATAGTAAATGCAATGGGCTGTATCCAGAGTATCAGGTGTAAGCCCAAAAGTTTCCGAGAGAGCATCGCCGTTCTTGAAGTAAACTCCACCATAGACCCAAATCCCACCAGCATCGACGAGTCCTCTGGAGTGGTTCTGCGGTACAGAACCCCGCACTTCCGAGCTTCGGCCCGGGTACTGGTGCCGCCCATCGCTGCTAAGGAGACCTGGACCGTGGGCTGGATCCAAGCGTGCAACCACATGGAGTTTTACAATAAATACGGGAGTACAGGAAT GTCTAGCTGGGAGCTCCCTGATTTAAGGGATGGTAAAATGCAAGCAATAAGTGACTCTGATGGGGTGAACTACCCCTGGTACGGCAATACGACGGAGACCTGCACCATCGTCGGCCCCACCAAGAAGGACACGAAGTTCACGGTCAGAATGAACGACAACTTCTACCCCAGCGTGACCTGGGGTGTGCCTGTGAGCGACAGCAACCTGCCCCAGCTGACCAGCATCCGCAGGGACCAGAGCTTCATCACCTGGCTGGTGGCCATCAACCAGGCCAGCGGGGAGACCGTCGTTCTGCAGACCATCAAGTGGAGGATGCAGCTGCACATCGAGATCGACCCCGGCAAGCCCCTGGGCCAGCGTGCCAAACTGCTGGAGCCCACCGCCCAGGAGCAGCCCCAGGTCCTGGCCAGGAACGAGCCCATCCCGCCCAACGCCATGGTGAAGCCCAATGCCAACGACGCGCAGGTCCTGATGTGGAGGCCAAAAACCGGGGAGCCTGTGGTTGTTATACCTCCGAAATACTGA